A window of Solanum stenotomum isolate F172 chromosome 3, ASM1918654v1, whole genome shotgun sequence contains these coding sequences:
- the LOC125859598 gene encoding polyubiquitin 3-like, which produces MEQSMKNMRINEEEKEMTIYLKINKTVALRVKESDSIGNIKSLLHDKEGIPEYLQHLVSKGVELADELKLVDYGITKNSLLQASIDNSVSRIFFVKRPYGIDAITVSSRISDTIQDVKYMIGASEGVESTEFSLIHDGRFLDDDKTFAFYKIDGGSTLHMVLYPRDKFLISMVMPWEKIVKIEVKAALTVRDMKRSLESRVGYPKNSMDLFLGRQKLEDSKTLYQCDINEESVILVKCRTMQIFINTGDGSTALDVHRHELIRNVKLMILKKLKIPVHLQKLIYGGKCLLDHRDLASYNVTRESNIIFDIRLPPPANIYEGSLPYFMRYQPESNMRCYHQTSLRKIKGVVSRFTSVAHLKTLIKYDLKLNVKELYLRGKLLNDLCCLGKYGITKKTELGILC; this is translated from the coding sequence ATGACTATATACTTGAAGATCAATAAAACAGTTGCTTTAAGAGTTAAGGAATCAGATAGTATCGGAAACATCAAATCTTTATTACATGATAAGGAAGGCATACCAGAATATCTTCAGCATCTAGTTTCAAAAGGAGTTGAGTTAGCAGACGAACTAAAGCTAGTCGATTATGGCATTACCAAAAACTCCCTCCTTCAAGCTTCTATCGACAATTCAGTCTCGAGGATATTTTTTGTGAAGAGACCTTACGGTATTGATGCAATTACAGTGAGTTCAAGGATTTCCGATACTATCCAGGATGTCAAATATATGATTGGGGCCAGTGAAGGAGTAGAATCTACAGAATTTTCTCTTATTCATGATGGAAGGTTTCTTGATGATGACAAAACTTTTGCTTTTTACAAAATTGATGGTGGATCAACGCTTCATATGGTCTTGTATCCGAGAGACAAGTTTCTTATTTCCATGGTAATGCCATGGGAGAAAATTGTAAAGATAGAAGTCAAGGCTGCCTTAACTGTTCGCGACATGAAAAGAAGTTTAGAGAGCAGAGTTGGCTACCCAAAAAATTCTATGGATCTGTTTTTGGGAAGACAGAAATTGGAAGATTCAAAGACATTATATCAGTGTGATATCAACGAAGAGTCCGTCATACTGGTAAAGTGTAGAACAATGCAGATCTTTATCAATACGGGTGATGGAAGTACTGCACTAGACGTGCACAGGCACGAGTTGATCAGGAATGTGAAGCTCATGATTCTAAAGAAGCTAAAAATACCGGTTCATCTGCAAAAACTTATCTATGGGGGAAAATGTCTGTTAGATCACCGTGATTTAGCTAGCTACAATGTTACAAGGGAATCGAATATCATCTTTGATATACGACTTCCCCCTCCTGCAAACATCTATGAAGGATCATTACCTTATTTTATGCGTTACCAACCGGAATCTAACATGAGGTGTTACCACCAGACAAGTTTACGTAAGATTAAAGGTGTGGTTTCCAGATTTACATCCGTTGCTCATTTGAAGACGTTGATCAAGTACGACTTAAAACTAAATGTGAAGGAACTATATCTACGCGGCAAGCTTTTGAACGACTTATGTTGTCTTGGTAAGTATGGAATTACAAAGAAAACAGAGTTAGGAATCCTTTGCTGA